Proteins encoded within one genomic window of Gambusia affinis linkage group LG09, SWU_Gaff_1.0, whole genome shotgun sequence:
- the zgc:152774 gene encoding MORC family CW-type zinc finger protein 3 isoform X2, with the protein MCREFVRSRFKCLNAALPLSATHRTHPLCRVKLRTCSQKQYYHRENMARLSEQGIRLSSMSPSFLNSNSTSHTWPFSAVAELIDNASDPGVCAKQIWIDVVKIDDQLCLTFTDNGSGMTPNKLHKMLSFGFTEKGSGKASQQAIGLYGNGFKSGSMRLGRDALIFTKNGGCQTVGLLSQTYLQNIKAQAVIVPIVPFNQQTRSLVVTEDSEASLAAILQHSIIKSQEEILTHFDSIPSKKGTKILIWNIRRAKDGKTEIEFDTDSTDFRLPEIDFEDLKQGLRNNGSLRPEQNIPEMYYSLRAYLSILYLKPRTQVILRGKKVLAKLVSKSLTHIEHDVYKPQFSKEKVKVTFGVNPKKKEHYGIMMYHRNRLIKAYEKVGCQLKASGQRVGIGVIGIIECNFLKPAHNKQDFEYTKEYRLTLGALGLKLNDYWREVTEKRAREREFQALDKEGSEEEADVGPVWLQCEECLKWRSVPPYHYKVMPENWTCSQNPNPRYRSCSSPEEAEESGEQLTPSYQKSHKKLEHSKSRKREKSQEAWHSEEQVAKDESISSKQPCSPSIHRPEHSTHEQRLEQDEADLHKDTHTSDAKIQSETHTEEKASGRDTVIKEKNEEENDQRLEEKEDEKKKETVENEEEHTDTFSRKRKSGPIFTYMSKKRWRPEQSGNPTEDFPTGKQTNTFKKDSNSQVEKSNALQQTPSNTWTYLPLATQTVMVSPLRTERPQSKVLPPELGEREAKVQKLAALEREAERLRSLLGLEVSKTTQGTMTTADGVVEKEGIGRPTASTTSKDVSCQTVMVECSTSVPDVAAALESRPRKERSEGQSRVRASDGDTCDDSRSSQQNLRDIRNNVVVLLTALLPQLDLAGISLETADVDNILQQIIEVNSLKL; encoded by the exons ACAATGCATCAGACCCCGGTGTGTGTGCCAAACAGATCTGGATAGACGTAGTTAAAATCGACGATCAGCTTTGTCTGACTTTCACAGACAATGGCAGCGGGATGACACCTAATAAGCTGCACAAGATGCTGAG CTTTGGGTTCACAGAAAAAGGCTCAGGTAAAGCCAGCCAGCAGGCCATCGGCTTGTATGGAAACGGCTTCAAGTCCGGCTCCATGCGTCTGGGCCGGGATGCGCTCATCTTCACCAAAAATGGCGGCTGTCAGACTGTGGGTCTGCTCTCTCAGACCTACCTGCAAAACATCAAAGCGCAGGCAGTCATTGTTCCCATAGTCCCCTTCAATCAACAGACCA GGTCTCTGGTTGTGACTGAAGACTCAGAGGCCAGCCTGGCAGCCATTTTGCAACACTCCATCATCAAGTCCCAGGAGGAGATACTCACCCACTTCGACTCCATTCCTTCAAAAAAAGGCACCAAGATACTGATATGGAATATCCGCAG AGCCAAAGATGGTAAAACTGAGATTGAGTTTGACACCGATTCAACCGACTTTCGTTTGCCTGAGATCGACTTCGAGGACCTGAAGCAGGGCCTGAGGAACAACGGGTCCCTGAGACCTGAGCAAAACATCCCAGAAATGTATTACAGCCTAAGG GCCTACCTCAGTATCTTGTACCTGAAGCCACGGACGCAGGTCATTCTAAGAGGGAAGAAAGTCCTGGCCAAGTTGGTGTCCAAGAGTCTGACTCACATCGAACATGACGTCTACAAACCTCAGTTTAGC AAAGAGAAAGTGAAGGTGACTTTTGGCGTAAACCCTAAGAAGAAGGAGCACTATGGCATCATGATGTACCACAGGAACCGACTCATTAAGGCCTACGAGAAAGTGGGCTGCCAGCTAAAG gcCTCGGGTCAAAGGGTAGGCATCGGGGTGATCGGCATCATTGAGTGTAATTTTCTCAAACCTGCTCACAACAAGCAGGACTTTGAGTACACTAAAGAATACAG ACTCACCCTTGGTGCTCTGGGTCTTAAACTTAACGACTACTGGAGGGAAGTCACAGAGAAGAGGGCCAGGGAGCGAGAGTTTCAGGCTCTAGACAAAGAAGGCAGCGAAGAGGAGGCGGACGT GGGTCCTGTGTGGCTGCAGTGTGAGGAATGTCTGAAATGGCGAAGTGTCCCACCATACCATTACAAGGTGATGCCAGAAAACTGGACCTGCAGCCAGAATCCCAATCCACGTTACAG AAGCTGCTCATCGCCAGAGGAAGCTGAGGAGAGCGGGGAACAGTTAACACCCAGCTACCAGAAAAGCCACAAGAAACT AGAgcactccaaaagcagaaaacgAGAAAAATCACAAGAG GCGTGGCACTCGGAGGAACAAGTGGCGAAGGATGAAAGTATTTCATCAAAGCAGCCTTGTTCCCCGTCCATACACAGACCTGAGCACAGTACGCATGAACAGAGACTGGAACAGGACGAGGCGGATTTGCATAAAGACACTCACACAAGCGATGCAAAGATTCAGTcggaaacacacacagaagagaAGGCTTCTGGAAGAGATACAGTCATTAAAGAGAAGAATGAAGAGGAAAATGATCAGAGGCTTGAAGAAAAGGAGGACGAGAAAAAGAAGGAGACGGTGGAGAATGAAGAGGAGCACACAGACACTTTCAG TCGCAAAAGAAAGTCTGGACCTATTTTCACCTACATGTCGAAAAAGCGCTGGAGACCAGAGCAGTCAGGAAACCCCACGGAGGATTTTCCTACTGGGAAACAAACGAACACATTCAAAAAGGACAGCAACAGCCAAGTGGAGAAGTCAAACGCTTTGCAGCAAACCCCGTCCAACACCTGGACCTACTTGCCGCTGGCCACCCAGACTGTGATGGTGTCTCCGCTGAGGACAGAACGGCCGCAGAGCAAGGTGCTGCCTCCAGAGCTGGGCGAGCGGGAAGCTAAAGTGCAGAAGCTGGCCGCGTTGGAGAGGGAAGCTGAGCGACTACGGAGCCTTCTCGGGCTGGAGGTCTCCAAGACAACGCAAGGCACCATGACGACAGCTGATGGCGTTGTTGAGAAAGAAGGGATAGGGAGACCTACAGCATCCACAACCAGCAAGGACGTCAGCTGCCAAACAGTCATGGTTGAG TGCTCCACCTCAGTGCCGGACGTGGCTGCAGCGCTGGAGAGCAGACCGAGGAAGGAAAGAAGTGAAGGTCAGAGCAGAGTGAGAGCAAGTGATGGTGACACCTGTGACGACAGCAG ATCGTCTCAGCAGAATCTGCGTGACATCCGTAATAACGTTGTGGTGCTCCTCACAGCCCTGCTGCCCCAGCTGGACCTGGCCGGTATCAGCTTAGAGACAGCAGACGTGGACAACATCCTGCAGCAGATCATAGAGGTCAACTCACTGAAACTATGA
- the zgc:152774 gene encoding MORC family CW-type zinc finger protein 3 isoform X1: MCREFVRSRFKCLNAALPLSATHRTHPLCRVKLRTCSQKQYYHRENMARLSEQGIRLSSMSPSFLNSNSTSHTWPFSAVAELIDNASDPGVCAKQIWIDVVKIDDQLCLTFTDNGSGMTPNKLHKMLSFGFTEKGSGKASQQAIGLYGNGFKSGSMRLGRDALIFTKNGGCQTVGLLSQTYLQNIKAQAVIVPIVPFNQQTRSLVVTEDSEASLAAILQHSIIKSQEEILTHFDSIPSKKGTKILIWNIRRAKDGKTEIEFDTDSTDFRLPEIDFEDLKQGLRNNGSLRPEQNIPEMYYSLRAYLSILYLKPRTQVILRGKKVLAKLVSKSLTHIEHDVYKPQFSKEKVKVTFGVNPKKKEHYGIMMYHRNRLIKAYEKVGCQLKASGQRVGIGVIGIIECNFLKPAHNKQDFEYTKEYRLTLGALGLKLNDYWREVTEKRAREREFQALDKEGSEEEADVGPVWLQCEECLKWRSVPPYHYKVMPENWTCSQNPNPRYRSCSSPEEAEESGEQLTPSYQKSHKKLEHSKSRKREKSQEAWHSEEQVAKDESISSKQPCSPSIHRPEHSTHEQRLEQDEADLHKDTHTSDAKIQSETHTEEKASGRDTVIKEKNEEENDQRLEEKEDEKKKETVENEEEHTDTFSRKRKSGPIFTYMSKKRWRPEQSGNPTEDFPTGKQTNTFKKDSNSQVEKSNALQQTPSNTWTYLPLATQTVMVSPLRTERPQSKVLPPELGEREAKVQKLAALEREAERLRSLLGLEVSKTTQGTMTTADGVVEKEGIGRPTASTTSKDVSCQTVMVEQCSTSVPDVAAALESRPRKERSEGQSRVRASDGDTCDDSRSSQQNLRDIRNNVVVLLTALLPQLDLAGISLETADVDNILQQIIEVNSLKL, translated from the exons ACAATGCATCAGACCCCGGTGTGTGTGCCAAACAGATCTGGATAGACGTAGTTAAAATCGACGATCAGCTTTGTCTGACTTTCACAGACAATGGCAGCGGGATGACACCTAATAAGCTGCACAAGATGCTGAG CTTTGGGTTCACAGAAAAAGGCTCAGGTAAAGCCAGCCAGCAGGCCATCGGCTTGTATGGAAACGGCTTCAAGTCCGGCTCCATGCGTCTGGGCCGGGATGCGCTCATCTTCACCAAAAATGGCGGCTGTCAGACTGTGGGTCTGCTCTCTCAGACCTACCTGCAAAACATCAAAGCGCAGGCAGTCATTGTTCCCATAGTCCCCTTCAATCAACAGACCA GGTCTCTGGTTGTGACTGAAGACTCAGAGGCCAGCCTGGCAGCCATTTTGCAACACTCCATCATCAAGTCCCAGGAGGAGATACTCACCCACTTCGACTCCATTCCTTCAAAAAAAGGCACCAAGATACTGATATGGAATATCCGCAG AGCCAAAGATGGTAAAACTGAGATTGAGTTTGACACCGATTCAACCGACTTTCGTTTGCCTGAGATCGACTTCGAGGACCTGAAGCAGGGCCTGAGGAACAACGGGTCCCTGAGACCTGAGCAAAACATCCCAGAAATGTATTACAGCCTAAGG GCCTACCTCAGTATCTTGTACCTGAAGCCACGGACGCAGGTCATTCTAAGAGGGAAGAAAGTCCTGGCCAAGTTGGTGTCCAAGAGTCTGACTCACATCGAACATGACGTCTACAAACCTCAGTTTAGC AAAGAGAAAGTGAAGGTGACTTTTGGCGTAAACCCTAAGAAGAAGGAGCACTATGGCATCATGATGTACCACAGGAACCGACTCATTAAGGCCTACGAGAAAGTGGGCTGCCAGCTAAAG gcCTCGGGTCAAAGGGTAGGCATCGGGGTGATCGGCATCATTGAGTGTAATTTTCTCAAACCTGCTCACAACAAGCAGGACTTTGAGTACACTAAAGAATACAG ACTCACCCTTGGTGCTCTGGGTCTTAAACTTAACGACTACTGGAGGGAAGTCACAGAGAAGAGGGCCAGGGAGCGAGAGTTTCAGGCTCTAGACAAAGAAGGCAGCGAAGAGGAGGCGGACGT GGGTCCTGTGTGGCTGCAGTGTGAGGAATGTCTGAAATGGCGAAGTGTCCCACCATACCATTACAAGGTGATGCCAGAAAACTGGACCTGCAGCCAGAATCCCAATCCACGTTACAG AAGCTGCTCATCGCCAGAGGAAGCTGAGGAGAGCGGGGAACAGTTAACACCCAGCTACCAGAAAAGCCACAAGAAACT AGAgcactccaaaagcagaaaacgAGAAAAATCACAAGAG GCGTGGCACTCGGAGGAACAAGTGGCGAAGGATGAAAGTATTTCATCAAAGCAGCCTTGTTCCCCGTCCATACACAGACCTGAGCACAGTACGCATGAACAGAGACTGGAACAGGACGAGGCGGATTTGCATAAAGACACTCACACAAGCGATGCAAAGATTCAGTcggaaacacacacagaagagaAGGCTTCTGGAAGAGATACAGTCATTAAAGAGAAGAATGAAGAGGAAAATGATCAGAGGCTTGAAGAAAAGGAGGACGAGAAAAAGAAGGAGACGGTGGAGAATGAAGAGGAGCACACAGACACTTTCAG TCGCAAAAGAAAGTCTGGACCTATTTTCACCTACATGTCGAAAAAGCGCTGGAGACCAGAGCAGTCAGGAAACCCCACGGAGGATTTTCCTACTGGGAAACAAACGAACACATTCAAAAAGGACAGCAACAGCCAAGTGGAGAAGTCAAACGCTTTGCAGCAAACCCCGTCCAACACCTGGACCTACTTGCCGCTGGCCACCCAGACTGTGATGGTGTCTCCGCTGAGGACAGAACGGCCGCAGAGCAAGGTGCTGCCTCCAGAGCTGGGCGAGCGGGAAGCTAAAGTGCAGAAGCTGGCCGCGTTGGAGAGGGAAGCTGAGCGACTACGGAGCCTTCTCGGGCTGGAGGTCTCCAAGACAACGCAAGGCACCATGACGACAGCTGATGGCGTTGTTGAGAAAGAAGGGATAGGGAGACCTACAGCATCCACAACCAGCAAGGACGTCAGCTGCCAAACAGTCATGGTTGAG CAGTGCTCCACCTCAGTGCCGGACGTGGCTGCAGCGCTGGAGAGCAGACCGAGGAAGGAAAGAAGTGAAGGTCAGAGCAGAGTGAGAGCAAGTGATGGTGACACCTGTGACGACAGCAG ATCGTCTCAGCAGAATCTGCGTGACATCCGTAATAACGTTGTGGTGCTCCTCACAGCCCTGCTGCCCCAGCTGGACCTGGCCGGTATCAGCTTAGAGACAGCAGACGTGGACAACATCCTGCAGCAGATCATAGAGGTCAACTCACTGAAACTATGA
- the zgc:152774 gene encoding MORC family CW-type zinc finger protein 3 isoform X3 produces the protein MRLGRDALIFTKNGGCQTVGLLSQTYLQNIKAQAVIVPIVPFNQQTRSLVVTEDSEASLAAILQHSIIKSQEEILTHFDSIPSKKGTKILIWNIRRAKDGKTEIEFDTDSTDFRLPEIDFEDLKQGLRNNGSLRPEQNIPEMYYSLRAYLSILYLKPRTQVILRGKKVLAKLVSKSLTHIEHDVYKPQFSKEKVKVTFGVNPKKKEHYGIMMYHRNRLIKAYEKVGCQLKASGQRVGIGVIGIIECNFLKPAHNKQDFEYTKEYRLTLGALGLKLNDYWREVTEKRAREREFQALDKEGSEEEADVGPVWLQCEECLKWRSVPPYHYKVMPENWTCSQNPNPRYRSCSSPEEAEESGEQLTPSYQKSHKKLEHSKSRKREKSQEAWHSEEQVAKDESISSKQPCSPSIHRPEHSTHEQRLEQDEADLHKDTHTSDAKIQSETHTEEKASGRDTVIKEKNEEENDQRLEEKEDEKKKETVENEEEHTDTFSRKRKSGPIFTYMSKKRWRPEQSGNPTEDFPTGKQTNTFKKDSNSQVEKSNALQQTPSNTWTYLPLATQTVMVSPLRTERPQSKVLPPELGEREAKVQKLAALEREAERLRSLLGLEVSKTTQGTMTTADGVVEKEGIGRPTASTTSKDVSCQTVMVEQCSTSVPDVAAALESRPRKERSEGQSRVRASDGDTCDDSRSSQQNLRDIRNNVVVLLTALLPQLDLAGISLETADVDNILQQIIEVNSLKL, from the exons ATGCGTCTGGGCCGGGATGCGCTCATCTTCACCAAAAATGGCGGCTGTCAGACTGTGGGTCTGCTCTCTCAGACCTACCTGCAAAACATCAAAGCGCAGGCAGTCATTGTTCCCATAGTCCCCTTCAATCAACAGACCA GGTCTCTGGTTGTGACTGAAGACTCAGAGGCCAGCCTGGCAGCCATTTTGCAACACTCCATCATCAAGTCCCAGGAGGAGATACTCACCCACTTCGACTCCATTCCTTCAAAAAAAGGCACCAAGATACTGATATGGAATATCCGCAG AGCCAAAGATGGTAAAACTGAGATTGAGTTTGACACCGATTCAACCGACTTTCGTTTGCCTGAGATCGACTTCGAGGACCTGAAGCAGGGCCTGAGGAACAACGGGTCCCTGAGACCTGAGCAAAACATCCCAGAAATGTATTACAGCCTAAGG GCCTACCTCAGTATCTTGTACCTGAAGCCACGGACGCAGGTCATTCTAAGAGGGAAGAAAGTCCTGGCCAAGTTGGTGTCCAAGAGTCTGACTCACATCGAACATGACGTCTACAAACCTCAGTTTAGC AAAGAGAAAGTGAAGGTGACTTTTGGCGTAAACCCTAAGAAGAAGGAGCACTATGGCATCATGATGTACCACAGGAACCGACTCATTAAGGCCTACGAGAAAGTGGGCTGCCAGCTAAAG gcCTCGGGTCAAAGGGTAGGCATCGGGGTGATCGGCATCATTGAGTGTAATTTTCTCAAACCTGCTCACAACAAGCAGGACTTTGAGTACACTAAAGAATACAG ACTCACCCTTGGTGCTCTGGGTCTTAAACTTAACGACTACTGGAGGGAAGTCACAGAGAAGAGGGCCAGGGAGCGAGAGTTTCAGGCTCTAGACAAAGAAGGCAGCGAAGAGGAGGCGGACGT GGGTCCTGTGTGGCTGCAGTGTGAGGAATGTCTGAAATGGCGAAGTGTCCCACCATACCATTACAAGGTGATGCCAGAAAACTGGACCTGCAGCCAGAATCCCAATCCACGTTACAG AAGCTGCTCATCGCCAGAGGAAGCTGAGGAGAGCGGGGAACAGTTAACACCCAGCTACCAGAAAAGCCACAAGAAACT AGAgcactccaaaagcagaaaacgAGAAAAATCACAAGAG GCGTGGCACTCGGAGGAACAAGTGGCGAAGGATGAAAGTATTTCATCAAAGCAGCCTTGTTCCCCGTCCATACACAGACCTGAGCACAGTACGCATGAACAGAGACTGGAACAGGACGAGGCGGATTTGCATAAAGACACTCACACAAGCGATGCAAAGATTCAGTcggaaacacacacagaagagaAGGCTTCTGGAAGAGATACAGTCATTAAAGAGAAGAATGAAGAGGAAAATGATCAGAGGCTTGAAGAAAAGGAGGACGAGAAAAAGAAGGAGACGGTGGAGAATGAAGAGGAGCACACAGACACTTTCAG TCGCAAAAGAAAGTCTGGACCTATTTTCACCTACATGTCGAAAAAGCGCTGGAGACCAGAGCAGTCAGGAAACCCCACGGAGGATTTTCCTACTGGGAAACAAACGAACACATTCAAAAAGGACAGCAACAGCCAAGTGGAGAAGTCAAACGCTTTGCAGCAAACCCCGTCCAACACCTGGACCTACTTGCCGCTGGCCACCCAGACTGTGATGGTGTCTCCGCTGAGGACAGAACGGCCGCAGAGCAAGGTGCTGCCTCCAGAGCTGGGCGAGCGGGAAGCTAAAGTGCAGAAGCTGGCCGCGTTGGAGAGGGAAGCTGAGCGACTACGGAGCCTTCTCGGGCTGGAGGTCTCCAAGACAACGCAAGGCACCATGACGACAGCTGATGGCGTTGTTGAGAAAGAAGGGATAGGGAGACCTACAGCATCCACAACCAGCAAGGACGTCAGCTGCCAAACAGTCATGGTTGAG CAGTGCTCCACCTCAGTGCCGGACGTGGCTGCAGCGCTGGAGAGCAGACCGAGGAAGGAAAGAAGTGAAGGTCAGAGCAGAGTGAGAGCAAGTGATGGTGACACCTGTGACGACAGCAG ATCGTCTCAGCAGAATCTGCGTGACATCCGTAATAACGTTGTGGTGCTCCTCACAGCCCTGCTGCCCCAGCTGGACCTGGCCGGTATCAGCTTAGAGACAGCAGACGTGGACAACATCCTGCAGCAGATCATAGAGGTCAACTCACTGAAACTATGA